One Malania oleifera isolate guangnan ecotype guangnan chromosome 9, ASM2987363v1, whole genome shotgun sequence DNA segment encodes these proteins:
- the LOC131164196 gene encoding uncharacterized protein LOC131164196: MANQLGSLVQSIKSKVRALKKSKKPYVKMDKSSSVKVEIRSRKARKLIDQTLKVADHPGKKSVA, from the coding sequence ATGGCCAACCAGTTAGGGAGCTTGGTACAGTCGATAAAGTCCAAAGTTCGAGCTCTGAAGAAGTCGAAGAAGCCTTACGTCAAGATGGACAAAAGCTCCAGCGTGAAGGTCGAGATCCGAAGTCGCAAGGCTCGGAAGCTCATCGACCAGACCCTCAAAGTCGCCGATCATCCTGGAAAGAAGAGCGTTGCTtga